The Dreissena polymorpha isolate Duluth1 chromosome 10, UMN_Dpol_1.0, whole genome shotgun sequence genome includes a region encoding these proteins:
- the LOC127847673 gene encoding uncharacterized protein LOC127847673: protein MALFSQSTVGKGSDSFTDFCCSPCQEHKIDQWAEFYCDNCLKFYCAKCINLHGQLFGKHVTYGRGDTSKWPVSKEVEDFIQKCDLHEDKRLEMFCNDHNQLCCTNCAFLNHRQCAKVVLISESVKGPLPDLQQLSRKIQTVLVELKKLQNYWDTNMQSLQVSYNKQLHEIGQTRQKINTILDEIENTTLKELEDKMTTLKASVNTNVDNCSKLQNELTRLRDTIHDIVDKGKAELSFIASKKCLEKINQSETYLKENLVQVESSLTFHVDSDFQQHLSKLSGLGRIVVCTCTQAVPLPGAPNKVLAVQGKSEYDVSIASDVKNRFDIRAICVLSNDQILVADYTNKRVKLLDHQYQVVGHCDLNAYQFDMCRITSSEVAVAVDVDQKNEVQFVSVNDGRLVKGRKLRFKHPCYGIAHNLQYLYLTSGTALYKYSMSGDLLIKLYENKSYPLTVNKCAVSPSGDKIFVTNYSHSKVLTLDRDGTVFHTFTDPDLKVPEGIHMTALGQVLVCGEASSTILQLDGEGKKKLATLATRRDGLDRPLSVSYNRNTASIIVGQTCVTNILVIKLK, encoded by the exons ATGGCATTGTTTTCTCAGTCAACTGTGGGTAAAGGCTCTGATTCATTTACAGACTTTTGTTGTTCACCGTGTCAAGAGCACAAAATTGACCAGTGGGCCGAGTTTTACTGCGATAACTGTCTAAAATTTTATTGTGCAAAATGTATTAACTTGCATGGTCAGTTGTTTGGAAAACATGTGACATATGGAAGGGGAGACACAAGTAAGTGGCCAGTGTCCAAGGAAGTGGAGGATTTCATTCAGAAATGTGACCTTCATGAAGACAAACGGCTAGAGATGTTTTGTAATGACCACAATCAGCTGTGCTGCACTAATTGTGCTTTCCTCAATCACAG ACAATGTGCTAAAGTAGTGCTTATATCTGAGTCAGTGAAAGGACCTTTGCCAGACTTGCAGCAACTATCAAGAAAGATTCAAACTGTTCTTGTAGAACTAAAAAAACTTCAGAATTATTGGGACACCAATATGCAGTCTTTGCAGGTTTCGTACaacaaacaattacatgaaatagGTCAAACACgccagaaaataaatacaattttagacGAGATTGAAAATACAACATTGAAAGAGCTAGAAGATAAGATGACGACTCTGAAAGCTTCGGTCAACACTAATGTGGACAATTGCAGCAAGCTTCAAAATGAACTGACACGACTCAGAGACACAATACATGACATTGTTGATAAGGGTAAAGCAGAACTCTCGTTTATTGCAAGTAAAAAATGTCTGGAAAAAATTAATCAGTCTGAAACATATCTGAAAGAGAACTTAGTTCAGGTAGAAAGTTCACTGACATTCCATGTTGACAGTGATTTTCAACAGCACTTGTCTAAATTGTCAGGTCTGGGGAGGATTgtggtatgtacatgtactcaGGCTGTGCCTCTGCCTGGTGCCCCGAACAAGGTATTGGCTGTGCAAGGAAAGTCAGAGTATGATGTGAGCATAGCAAGTGATGTAAAGAATAGATTTGATATAAGAGCCATCTGTGTTCTCTCAAATGATCAGATCCTTGTTGCAGATTATACTAATAAAAGAGTTAAGCTACTTGATCATCAATACCAGGTTGTGGGACATTGTGATTTAAATGCTTATCAATTTGACATGTGTCGTATCACCTCAAGTGAAGTAGCTGTTGCTGTGGATGTCGATCAGAAAAATGAGGTTCAGTTTGTCTCTGTGAATGACGGGAGGCTGGTTAAGGGCAGGAAGTTACGGTTTAAACATCCATGTTATGGTATTGCTCACAATCTGCAATACCTGTATCTCACTTCTGGTACTGCACTTTACAAGTATTCAATGAGTGGAGACCTGCTTATCAAGCTGTATGAGAATAAATCATACCCGTTGACAG TAAATAAGTGTGCAGTGAGTCCGTCAGGTGACAAGATATTTGTCACCAACTATTCCCACAGCAAGGTTCTCACCCTGGACAGAGATGGCACAGTTTTCCACACCTTTACCGACCCAGACCTGAAAGTCCCAGAAGGTATACATATGACTGCCCTGggacaggtgctggtctgtggagagGCATCCAGCACTATCCTACAGCTTGATGGTGAAGGCAAGAAGAAGCTGGCAACTCTTGCTACCAGGAGGGATGGACTTGATCGCCCACTGTCAGTCTCCTACAACAGGAACAcagcatccatcattgtgggtCAAACATGTGTCACAAACAttcttgtaattaaattaaaatag